A genomic window from Gossypium hirsutum isolate 1008001.06 chromosome D10, Gossypium_hirsutum_v2.1, whole genome shotgun sequence includes:
- the LOC107935476 gene encoding proline transporter 2 has protein sequence MVADNGDEPDDDNNKLTLHVPETSHQISTDSWFQAGFVLTTGINSVFVLGYSGTIMVPLGWVGGVVGLLLATAISLYANMLVAKLHEFDGKRHIRYRDLAGQIYGREAYYITWALQYVNLFMINIGYLILGGSALKAFYVLFNEEHTLKLPHFIAIEGVVCILFAISTPHLSSLRIWLGCSTVLSLIYIIVACVLATKDGLNAPPRDYTIHWTSTTSRIFSTIGASANLVFAFNTGMLPEIQATVRQPAVKNMLKALYFQFSVGVVPMYAVTFIGYWAYGSSTATYLLNSATGPLWVKASANISAFLQSVIALHIFASPAYEYLDTKFGITGSALKLQNIAFRILARGSYLTISTLVSAMLPFLGDFESLTGALSTFPLTFILANHMFLMAKKNKLSSLQQSWHWLNVGFFALMSVAATVTGIRLIIVDSKEYHIFADV, from the exons ATTCATGGTTCCAAGCTGGTTTTGTCTTAACCACTGGAATCAACAGTGTATTTGTCTTGGGATATTCTGGAACCATCATGGTCCCCCTTGGTTGGGTCGGAGGCGTAGTTGGTTTGCTTTTAGCCACCGCGATATCATTATACGCAAACATGCTTGTTGCcaagcttcatgaatttgacgggAAGAGGCATATCAGATACCGAGATCTCGCAGGACAAATATATG GTAGGGAAGCTTATTATATTACGTGGGCATTACAATATGTCAATCTGTTCATGATCAATATCGGGTATCTCATTTTGGGTGGTTCCGCTTTAAAG GCTTTTTATGTACTTTTCAACGAGGAACATACTTTAAAGCTTCCGCACTTTATTGCCATAGAAGGAGTTGTGTGTATTTTGTTTGCCATTTCGACACCCCATCTCTCGTCTCTAAGAATATGGCTTGGATGTTCAACGGTTCTCAGCCTGATATATATCATTGTGGCGTGCGTGCTGGCAACTAAGGATG GACTCAATGCTCCGCCTAGAGATTATACCATACATTGGACATCAACCACCAGCCGGATTTTTTCAACCATTGGGGCATCTGCAAATCTCGTTTTTGCATTCAATACCGGAATGCTTCCCGAAATACAG GCAACGGTGAGGCAGCCTGCGGTGAAGAACATGTTGAAAGCTTTATACTTTCAGTTCTCTGTTGGAGTTGTACCGATGTATGCCGTTACCTTCATCGGCTACTGGGCTTACGGATCTTCAACGGCAACATATTTACTTAACAGTGCAACCGGTCCACTTTGGGTCAAGGCATCTGCAAACATTTCCGCTTTCCTACAATCCGTCATCGCTTTACAC ATATTCGCGAGTCCAGCTTACGAGTACTTAGACACTAAGTTTGGGATCACTGGAAGTGCGTTGAAACTACAAAACATAGCCTTTCGAATCTTAGCTCGAGGCAGCTACCTTACAATCAGCACGCTAGTATCGGCCATGTTACCATTCCTCGGAGATTTCGAGAGCCTAACGGGAGCATTAAGCACGTTCCCTCTAACATTCATCCTCGCTAACCACATGTTCCTCATGGCGAAGAAGAACAAATTGAGTTCATTACAACAATCATGGCATTGGTTAAATGTTGGGTTCTTTGCACTCATGTCTGTTGCAGCCACAGTTACAGGTATAAGACTTATTATTGTGGATTCGAAAGAGTATCATATATTCGCCGACGTGTGA